Proteins co-encoded in one Ananas comosus cultivar F153 linkage group 15, ASM154086v1, whole genome shotgun sequence genomic window:
- the LOC109721719 gene encoding mannose-1-phosphate guanyltransferase alpha-like isoform X2, producing the protein MGSPDRECAVILVGGPTKGTRFRPLSLNVPKPLFPLAGQPMVHHPISACRRIPNLAQIYLIGFYEEREFALYVSALSNELRVPVRYLREDKPHGSAGGLYSFRDYIMEDNPSHIVLLNCDVCCSFPLPEMLDAHKRYGGMGTVLVIKVSAESASQFGELVADPVTNELLHYTEKPETFVSDLINCGVYIFTPDIFNAIEDVFTERKDRANIRRVTSFEALQSATKALPADYVRLDQDILSPLAGKKVLYTYETLDFWEQIKTPGMSLKCSALYLSQFRHTSPQLLAAGDGARRATITGDVYIHPSAKVHPSAKIGPNVSISANARIGAGVRLISCIILDDVEIKENAVVIHSIVGWKSSIGKWSRVQIPL; encoded by the exons ATGGGATCTCCGGACAGAGAGTGTGCGGTGATACTGGTCGGTGGACCCACTAA AGGGACGCGGTTTCGGCCGCTTTCACTGAACGTGCCGAAGCCGCTTTTCCCGTTGGCGGGGCAGCCGATGGTGCATCACCCCATCTCCGCATGCAGAAGA ATCCCCAATTTAGCACAGATATACCTGATTGGGTTCTATGAGGAGAGGGAATTCGCGCTTTATGTGTCGGCGTTATCCAATGAGCTTAGAGTTCCTGTTAG ATATTTGAGGGAAGATAAGCCACATGGCTCGGCAGGAGGGCTGTACAGCTTCAGAGATTACATAATGGAAGACAACCCG TCTCATATAGTTTTGCTGAATTGCGATGTTTGTTGTAGCTTTCCCCTCCCAGAAATGCTTG ATGCCCATAAAAGATATGGTGGAATGGGTACTGTATTAGTAATAAAG GTATCAGCTGAGTCAGCAAGCCAATTTGGTGAGTTGGTGGCTGATCCTGTCACAAATGAACTGCTACACTATACAGAGAAACCGGAAACTTTT GTGAGCGACCTTATAAATTGTGGTGTCTATATATTTACACCAGATATCTTTAATGCCATAGAAGATGTCTTTACAGAGCGGAAAGACAGAG CTAATATACGACGCGTAACCAGCTTTGAAGCACTCCAATCAGCAACAAA GGCTCTTCCTGCAGACTATGTTAGGCTGGATCAGGATATCTTATCCCCTCTTGCAGGGAAGAAAGTACTCTACACGTATGAGACACTCGACTTCTGGGAACAGATTAAGACTCcagg GATGTCGTTGAAATGCTCTGCCCTGTACCTTTCTCAATTCCGCCATACCTCTCCCCAACTTCTAGCAGCAGGAGACGGGGCGAGAAGGGCCACAATCACTGGTGATGTGTATATCCATCCATCAGCAAAAGTGCATCCAAGTGCAAAG ATTGGCCCTAATGTATCAATATCAGCCAATGCTCGTATTGGAGCTGGTGTTAGGCTTATCAGTTGCATCATTCTAGATGATGTTGAAATTAAG GAAAATGCAGTTGTTATTCATTCTATTGTTGGGTGGAAGTCATCTATTGGGAAGTGGTCTCGTGTACAG